TGCACGATAGTACCCGCTGAAACGCCGTTATCCTTTAAAAGTGCAATGACGTCCTCATCGAATGTGGGTGAGGTAGATTGATGTAACAAATTGCCATTTGGGTCGAACTCGCTTAACTGGCGCTGACCATAAAAAAGTAGGGCAGTCAGAATACTCACTGCCCACAATACCAGTAATGTCCAACCGAGCGACTTGGGGATCACTTAAAGCTCGAAGCGTTCGATGGCGGTTTGCATTTTCTGCGAAATTTTCGACAGTACTTCAACTTCTTTTGCAAGTGACTCTGCAGTTGCCAACTCTTCTGAGGTGTATTCGCTAAGACGCGATGTACTTTTCGCGATCGAGGCTGAAGCCGATTCTTGTTCTTCAGCAGACGTTGCAATTTCTGTCATCCTTTCACTAGCATCGCGAATTTGCTGCATAATTTCTGTCATGGCACTAGTGGCATTCTCGCTTGAGGTTACCGCTTCATCTACTAGCTGGATACACGTTTGCATTTGCTCCACAGAGCTTGCGGTCTGTGTGACTAACTGCTCGGTGATACTGGTAATTTGATCTGCACTTTCCTTGGAGCGAATAGCAAGCGTGCGCACTTCATCGGCAACGACGGCGAAACCGCGACCATGCTCTCCCGCTCTTGCTGACTCTATCGCTGCATTCAACGCCAACAAGTTGGTTTGTTCTGCCACAGCGGTAATCGAGCGCATGGCGTCAGAGATATTCGAACACTGCTCATTCAGCGCCAAGTTAGTTTTGGCCGCATCGTTTAATGTATTGCGCAATGAGTCTATGGTTCGGCTTGTACTTGAAATTGAATCACGTGTGAGCTGCGACGATGTTTGAGCCGCCGATGCCCTGTCACTTGCCAACGTCGTTTGCTCTGCCGACATTTGCATAGATTGTGCAATTTCTTCTGATGATGCAGAGACCATCGCAATTTCTTGGTCTGTGTTGCGGCTAATTTCGAACATACTTCCTGCCGCTTGTTCCATTTCACTACAGCCACGAACAACTTCGTTAGTGAGTGAAGACGCTAGCTCTATCAACTCTTTTACTTGATCGATAAGGGCGCCAAATGGCTTCACAATCGCATGGCTTCTATTGATATTGACACTTAGGTCTAATTTCCCGTCATCTTTAAGCATACTTTCAATTGTTAAACGAAGCTCTGCGGCTCCAGCGCCTTCTTGGTGAGCTTGTTTAGCCATGTACATCAGTACACCCCCTTCTGCTACAGCAAATGCCGCATGCATTAGAAGGATAGAAAAAGTCACGTGACCTTCTTCGAATATAAATAGCCCTGCGCCACCCGACTGCAAAAAGAAAAAACTTATATGATGAACTGCAACGACCAGCGTACCCGTGGCAACGACCTTCCAGTCGCGAAAGTAAGATAGAAATGCCAACAAGACAAAAATCTCAAAGTGCATTTCAATAAGGCCAAAAGACTGGTGGATATGCAATGCGGTCAGTAGCTGTGCACCGATGGCCATTGCGTGCCGACTTATAGTCGAATAGGGGT
The DNA window shown above is from Alteromonas sp. KC3 and carries:
- a CDS encoding methyl-accepting chemotaxis protein yields the protein MQYPWLLEGQKIFRVVIIAQVVIAVIIGLITGELLPAFLFGIPIAAIPLALSFQDPYSTISRHAMAIGAQLLTALHIHQSFGLIEMHFEIFVLLAFLSYFRDWKVVATGTLVVAVHHISFFFLQSGGAGLFIFEEGHVTFSILLMHAAFAVAEGGVLMYMAKQAHQEGAGAAELRLTIESMLKDDGKLDLSVNINRSHAIVKPFGALIDQVKELIELASSLTNEVVRGCSEMEQAAGSMFEISRNTDQEIAMVSASSEEIAQSMQMSAEQTTLASDRASAAQTSSQLTRDSISSTSRTIDSLRNTLNDAAKTNLALNEQCSNISDAMRSITAVAEQTNLLALNAAIESARAGEHGRGFAVVADEVRTLAIRSKESADQITSITEQLVTQTASSVEQMQTCIQLVDEAVTSSENATSAMTEIMQQIRDASERMTEIATSAEEQESASASIAKSTSRLSEYTSEELATAESLAKEVEVLSKISQKMQTAIERFEL